GTTCTGCAACTTGTTCAATAACCTCGTTAGGGTAGCATTCTACAAAATCGACACCGTTTTCAATCATGCTTTCCAGGTCCGGGAGGAAGACCTGCTTGACGGAATGTCCTCCGGCCTTGAGATAGGATGAAAGCTGCCGTGTACTCAGTGACGTAATATCCAGATAGGGAGAGATCAGCAATATTCTCATAGAACCCTTTTCATAATTCGCTTCAATATAAAAGTGTTACATTTAGCATAGCAGGAGAAATGATAACCAATTGAAAATTGATAAGTCAACAGTTCTCCGCGTTCATCTGTGATTCTGATGTTTCAACCGGGAATGTACCTGTAGAAAAAATAGACCGGCACTTTGTTTAACGAATTGAAAGAACTTTTGACCCACGTATTCGCTGTGTTTTCAAATCGATAAGCGCTCTGTTCGCATCCTCAAGTTCGAATTCCTGAACCTCCGGTTTAATCCTCATTTCAGCAGCAAGCTGAAGAAACTCACTGATGTCCCTCCTGCAGACGTTCGCAACACTCCTTATTTCTTTTTCCATCCAGAGATGCTCGATGTAATCGAGTTTCAGAAGATATTTTTTGTCAATCTCCTCCTTGCGAATTGCATTGATTACTAGCCTCCCTCCTGGAACAAGATTTCCAAGCGCTTCCACAACCGGCTTCCATACAGGAGTAGTATCAATGATGCTGTGGAGTTTCTCAGGAGATTGATCAGTTGTATCACCGACCCAGACCGAACCCAATTCGAGTGCGAAATTTCGCTCAGATGAATTCCTTGCGAATACATAAACATCCGAATCCGGAAACCTGTGTTGAACCATCTTAAGAACAAGGTGTCCTGATCCGCCGAAGCCTGTCAATCCCAGTCGCTGACCATTCTTCAGTTCT
This genomic window from Candidatus Aegiribacteria sp. contains:
- a CDS encoding zinc-dependent alcohol dehydrogenase family protein; this translates as MKAMILNRVCDLSGNQEPLDLVDIAVPGISDDEILLSVTACGVCHTELDEIEGRTPPPRFPVVPGHQVVGRIIEVGDNVTSHSTGDRVGVGWIYTSCGTCEYCLNGLENLCPEFMATGRDADGGYAEYMKVPAASAYLIPQVFTDIEAAPLLCAGAIGYRSLNLAELKNGQRLGLTGFGGSGHLVLKMVQHRFPDSDVYVFARNSSERNFALELGSVWVGDTTDQSPEKLHSIIDTTPVWKPVVEALGNLVPGGRLVINAIRKEEIDKKYLLKLDYIEHLWMEKEIRSVANVCRRDISEFLQLAAEMRIKPEVQEFELEDANRALIDLKTQRIRGSKVLSIR